ATTGTTAAACGTActtattacaaattgtgtgaagaaaaatcaacttaaacaaaataatttacagtTTCTCTTGCAATAAAAGCGGAGGATGGATTCCAGGACATGATGAAGctaataaaatcttttctcatgcattttactCTGTAGGTTTTCCGAATCTGTTACAACCTCCCAGAGCCGGCTTAACACGATGGGCTTTAGGGGCTTAGCCCCTTGGCGCTGGAAAACTAATAATGAATCGTGTTTAGTTTACTGGTTTCATTAGAATGAACTACTTTTAccgatatttaaaaaaaaaatcgcctgcGGCGCATTTATGTCATCTCTTAAAAAGATAAGGCATCACAGTGTTCACATTTTCTTGTTTGGAAATTCCTGATATCCACTGTATCCAGAATACTGGGAAATcaggaaaattaaacttcaaaTTCTTGATTGGCATTTTATTTCCGATCAGTGAATCAGTTTTATCATCGGGACAGCTCTCAACATACTCGTCTAGTAGTAGCAAATGTCATTGAGAGGTAATCAATCCAAGGTATCTGCTTGCctcaaaaaaagtttaacttATCGACAAATTTTGTCTATGACTAAccatgaaagaaaaataaagttaCACACGGAATGTATAGTCTTGAAAGTTCAGGGCCTACTTTTGCGAACTTTTTAAGGAACTTTTAAGAACTTTAGAAACTTCAGGAACTTTATGAACTTTTAAGAACTTTTTAAGAACTTTTTGAGTATTGGGTCATCAGTACCAATTTTGGAGAAATTAGTTCTTAAAGTTcctaaaagtttttaaagtTCGGAAAAGTTCTTAAAGTTCTCAAAAGTTCTTAAAGTTCTAAAAAGTTCTCAAATTAGTGGTAGAATTCGAGACGCGTTTGTACTTCTTGCGAGACATACTGGCGGCTACGAGTTAAAgtaagaaaatattgtcaagTATAAGTTCCCTATGCAATGATGTGatcaatttactttttcttaGAAGAGATTTGCGCTCCTTTACGAATTCTAACGCTGAACTGAAATTCAAATCGATAATTGAATCCTTGTGCCTGTGCCACACAATATGAGTGATGTACATACCATCTTAAGAGTTATGTAAATCAGattaagaaaatataataaattaatcttaagagtcaattcgcgaAATTTTCGACCGGTTTATATGGAATCAGGATTGACTCCATATAAACCAGTCGAAGATTTCGCGAATAAGTCtcttaaaagtttttcatacGATTTGTACGAAATATAGGCAATATATAATTTGTACGAATTTGTAGGTTTGTGGCATGGGTTTACGATTTCGATCTAAAAATTTGAGAACTTTTAggaacttttaagaattttaagaactttAAGAACTTTAGGAACTTTTCGGAACTTTAAGAACTAAGtttcaaaaataggccctgtgaAAGTTTCTTGATGGAAAGAATCTACAAATTCtttgctcgcttcgctcgcgaCAGTTGCGTGTATAAGATCCCATAAGATCATAAgatcaagttacgaattcttaaagtaaCGAAAATACGAAGAAGATTTCTTGCTTatgttttgaacaaaaatgaaactcgttcaattttttttacaaattggtGCCTGtgacgaaaattcttttgacaaTATCACAGAGGTCACCCGTTCCGTTATAGCtcatcttcaaacttaacctcaggaatttcatttcttgacgataaaaaaaatggaaatcctCAAGTTACCGTGTTATCAAgagacgagacaaaaattcttttgggagtATCATAGAGATCGCATCGCCCGTCCGTTTTAgcctatcttcgaacttaacctcaggaatttaattcctcgtcgattaaaaaacatttttggaaatccgtggcaaattacttaagttatcgttttatcaaggaatgaacaaaatgtgacaaatattttagagtgtttattaTCCGtcagacccatgactttcagtcaagatAATTATTTACGACCGAAGTAAAACTTAGCTAGGCTACAGAATGTTACAACCCAGTTTACGTTCTTATTACCATTTCTCCTAACCGATCGTTAGGATATCGacattaatattatttttaatatgtttaATACGTTCACGAAAAGTAAAAGCCATGTTTTTGTAATTGGCGCTCGAAAACTAATAGCCCAGCTAGTGGCGCTGAAAAACTTAATCCGGCTCTGACCTCCGGGCATTTCTAGAGATGACGGTAAAAGACCGGACGGTGTGACTATTCCATGGAGTCACGGTAAACCGATTTTGTGGGACGTaactagagatgagcgggccgcccgaaatacATCGGCCCGACCGGACCCAACCCGGCCCGACCGGGTTCGGGTCCGGGTTTTGAAAATCcattcgggccgggtcggATCGGGTTTCAAAGACAAAAATTCGGGCCGACCCGactaagaaataaaaatttaaagtaagcctataaaatagtttaaagcatgaaacactaacttatcttattattttacttcgcGTATAGCATCATTGCGAAACTTTGATGcgtagaaaattatttttcattaaatttcttatacTAAAAAAAGTCGGGTCTCGTCGGGCCGATGATTTTTTCGGGCCGGGTTGGGTCGGGCCGCGAAGATAAAAgtctcgggtcgggtcgggctcgggttcaaaaaattggattgggccgggtcgggttgggtattgaaaaaacgtcggcccgctcatctctagaCGTAACCATTAGAGACACACTAGCTCCATCGTATATAAATCAATCATCCAAAAAATCTGGATCAATTGCAGATAACGCTGAAATATTATTcaagcataatcattacatacgtttaaaagaaaattatttatttacacccattgcttttgaatcactAGGTATCactcaaataattttattttttttatttttgtaaacttGAAGTcgtcatacaaattttaataaacgTAGACGGCGCCACCACCTTCCTGCCGTAATTTGTATAAGAAACAAGTGTCTCTTatgtaaattatttgtaaccatttttcaGCAAGTAGTTTCTTatgaaaaattaacgaaaatatgaaaaaaattgcataagaaacttttttcaattttgttctaAACGAAATTGTAAGAGACCTACTTTCCTAAAAATGACTacaaataatttgcataagaaactGATTGTATGGAATTTCTATGTATTTCGTACTGAAATTTCCTAGTTGTTTCTTATACAAATTATTTGtggaaaaagtttcttttgcaaattatttattggcaTTTTTGATCAAGAGTTTcttatgaaattgaaaattgctaaaaaataaatggaaatttaccgTTAAGTGTTTCtaatgcaaattacggcagcttcgtgatcaactcagaggtgtctcaaccaaggttctgaaagaacatgtTAGGAAatccacgaaggcgggtgacaccgaaatcgataaacggactcagtacagattgtgtgtgatatcaacttgaagaaaatgttttttagggaaattcagaattttgtttttgttacgttgcttttttcatataaactcaatttgtgtgtcaacgccttcgtgatcaactcagagttgtcttaacctggttctttcagaaccttggtctTAACCTGTtgtttcagaaccttgaataATTCTGCATTAAAGGGTTCCATTCATTAAACTGATTCAACTCATTAAACTGCTTGAAAAATCCATATCCATCATCGTGACATTTGACATTTTAGCGCGCGCTTTTCGTGTTTGGTAGTTAATTGGCAaagaatcaaattaattttaagacaaaagtaaataatagtatattacttccgaggttccaagttgtgtatttgataagtgaggtgctacagcccgacccgatggggagggctgtattccccacttgtcaaataacaacttggaacctcgtaagtacaatgctttacgtgattaggcaatgtaaatgaaaatgaaacatgccgtaacacgtaaaattcTATATCGATCAATTCAAGtttaatataaaattcgtATCCACCATGGTATAGATTACGTTTCGGACAAAACGATGGATTCGTCTCTAGCATTACAGATGAAGAAGCAACGGGAAGAAAGAGAGAAAGAGAATGATGCAGCTATGGTTAATACGCGAAAAGTTAAACGTTTTAGTCAGCTCgttaaaaaatcacttttcgatGAGAATAGGATCGAGAATCCTCTCGTACTATGTGGTCAACAGGGAGAGAATATAGCAGTTGTCGTCGACGAAAGGTTGTCAAAGGAGCTTCAGCAACACCAACGAGAAGGAGTTGTAAAAATGTACAATATTGTGTCCGACTACCGACCAGCCGATGTCAAGCGAAAAATTCAGCAGGGATTTATTTTGGCAGACAAACAGGGTTTAGGTAATGACCGGAAAATAAGGATCTTTGTTGGCGGgtaattgattttgaattcaaaaaatttatttcaggaAAGACCATTCAAACATTGACAGTTGTATGGACCCTTCTCACTCAAAGTCCCATATGGAATGAAAGGGAAAAGAAGGTGGAGCCAGAGATCAAGAAAGTGATTATTGTGACCCCGAAGAGTGCTGTTTCGGTCTGGAAAAACGAGGTCGCCCAATGGCTTTCTCCGACTGGTCGTAATGACGCAACGAATTGGACCATGAATTTGGAAACGCTGGATGATACGATGCGGACAACAGAAAAGAAGAGGAATGCAGCAATTGAATTCATGAAACCAACGAATCCAAAACAAATGCTGCTTCTTAGTTACGATACATTCATCGCTTTGACGAAAAGTTATCAAAAAGGCAACATTGAAGTGCCAGGACCATTACAGGAAAATACTGACAACGTTATTGGCCTCATTGTTTTGGACGAAGCACATTTagtaaaaaatgaagaaacacTTCGATTCGATACAGTATCTAAATTCaaagttaaaaggaaaattgctTTGAGCGGCACACCGTTGCAAAATAACTTATTGGAATATCACACATTGATTGATTATGTACAACCCAAAGCTCTTGTCGCAAAGTCAACATTTGAAAATCGATATCAAATTCCAATAATGAGATACGTTGAACAGAAGAACTACAACCATGGAAAGAAGATGTTAGATAAACTTAAGGGGATTGTCTCGCCATTCTTCCTAAGACGAACGAAAAATCCTTTTGTTGATGCTAAACGAATTGATTACATTGTTTGCTGTAAAATGAACGAGGATCCACGAGAAAATCTGCAACTCGAATTGCACAATGCTTTCGTGAGAGCATACACTGCTGATATAACGGATGAAAATGGGCTTGTgattaaaaagaa
The sequence above is drawn from the Bradysia coprophila strain Holo2 chromosome IV unlocalized genomic scaffold, BU_Bcop_v1 contig_144, whole genome shotgun sequence genome and encodes:
- the LOC119071390 gene encoding DNA repair and recombination protein RAD54-like; the protein is MDSSLALQMKKQREEREKENDAAMVNTRKVKRFSQLVKKSLFDENRIENPLVLCGQQGENIAVVVDERLSKELQQHQREGVVKMYNIVSDYRPADVKRKIQQGFILADKQGLGKTIQTLTVVWTLLTQSPIWNEREKKVEPEIKKVIIVTPKSAVSVWKNEVAQWLSPTGRNDATNWTMNLETLDDTMRTTEKKRNAAIEFMKPTNPKQMLLLSYDTFIALTKSYQKGNIEVPGPLQENTDNVIGLIVLDEAHLVKNEETLRFDTVSKFKVKRKIALSGTPLQNNLLEYHTLIDYVQPKALVAKSTFENRYQIPIMRYVEQKNYNHGKKMLDKLKGIVSPFFLRRTKNPFVDAKRIDYIVCCKMNEDPRENLQLELHNAFVRAYTADITDENGLVIKKKKKEISAFAAIHFLKDVCGHPQMVYQKCKEWRKHPQLGNLFGIFADKGYVHSETDLEAVFSPKLRVLKNLLKNIQQETPEGWNDRVVIVSYYTHVLNLVEKMCKKEKFNFVRFDGQTTGKKRESLIKDFNDAHRRDQFVMTLSSRAGGCGISLIGANHLIMFDPDWNPANDDQVMSRIYRDGQKKNCHIYRLLTTASIEEQIFRRQIVKKLMAGAVLNEGEDNGIFNFHNIQLHQMEVGNLPIPYMDEMGDEKKIKDLCVEITSEDLQTCLTHKYLDCNRCDIENRKELQQPLETAEVMKHEDSLELRLWNHNFCRETLKDDCDVLYDSWVNNDISFVFTKEIKRDVNEEVIDNVDDEGVSGEVIDNADGEDFLDDDE